One stretch of Anguilla anguilla isolate fAngAng1 chromosome 5, fAngAng1.pri, whole genome shotgun sequence DNA includes these proteins:
- the dagla gene encoding sn1-specific diacylglycerol lipase alpha, translated as MPGMVVFRRRWSVGSDDLVLPALFLFLLHCTWLVVLSVVLFGLPYGSDQSCSVTLVDHGRGYLGILVSCLICEGAIMWLSMRGSILYTQPREAVQYVLYIRLAILLVELVYAVVGIVWLVRFYQPCSDITAKNLTLGIVVCNWLVIFSVCFTLMCTFDPTGRTFVKLKATRRRQRNLTTYTLRHRLEEGQASSWSRRLKFFMCCTRAQDSQSDAYSEIASLFAEFFRDLDIVPSDIIAGLVLLRQRQRSKRSAILDQANNDILAFLSGMPVTRHTKYLDLKNSAEMLMYKEVCYYMLFAMAAYGWPMYLMRKPACGLCRLASSCPSCLSVSGSRLSHVTVEEDNCCGCNVLAIRRNFLDHDLKQVHIVYTSCHDAVYETPFFVAVDHEKKKVVISIRGTLSPKDAMTDLTGDSERLPVEGQQGNWLGHKGMVYSAEYIKKKLEQEMILSQAFGRDLGKGTKHYGLVIVGHSLGAGTAAILSFLLRPQYPTLHCYSYSPPGGLLSEDAMEHSKEFVTSVVLGKDLVPRIGLSQLEGFRRHLLEVLQRSNKPKWRIIMGGTKCIPKSELPLEGGPEAQTTAPPSTRLWLHPSDLSIALSASTPLYPPGKIIHVVHDHPPESCCGQEEPTYSALWGDNKAFDEVIISPAMLNEHLPHMVMDGLNKVLENYNKGKTALLSAAKIMVSPTEMDLNPDAIFLAAPASQEPTPTAHHRRNSSVRSCARSEISLNGFSECPPPPVPVVLQAAQERLTVELRERRAPLAVMESLSDAESLYSLDSRRSSAALRGSPNLGSLGFSLGTPIPEENPSLSSRTELLAVDCLGQASADHDLGENGPYSTPPDSGSTPKFFHRLSPATPRFGNPAPLAQTVLGQPAGRGTARPSSCSPSESPVPASPESSPAPPVRLRAGGGSGKEEEEEEGEGEDQAEGPWEREEGKGEARPETEPDSPARPDPLPNGAPSQVVLEFAQFLDSLFKLDGSSPPLELSDGESESGRGSYGQEDGPGEGQPADERVLLARATLEPNLVPKPPRTFAGSADPSSGISLSPSFPLSSSGELNDLSPADGAPPALHPLRTTAAPPYPGENTLSSMV; from the exons ATGCCGGGCATGGTGGTGTTTCGACGGCGCTGGTCGGTGGGCAGTGATGACCTGGTGCTCCccgccctcttcctcttcctcctgcactGCACATG GCTGGTggtgctgtccgtggtgctgttTGGACTGCCCTACGGCTCGGACCAGTCCTGCTCCGTGACGCTCGTGGACCACGGGCGGGGCTACCTGGGCATCCTGGTCAGCTGCCTGATCTGCGAGGGCGCCATCATGTGGCTGAGCATGAGAGGCAGCATCCTGTACACGCAGCCCCGGGAAGCCGTGCAGTACGTGCTCTACATCAGACTgg ctATTTTGCTAGTGGAGCTGGTGTACGCAGTGGTGGGAATTGTTTGGCTGGTCCGGTTCTACCAACCCTGCTCTGACATCACTGCCAAGAACCTGACGCTGG GTATCGTGGTGTGTAACTGGCTGGTGATCTTCAGCGTGTGTTTCACCCTCATGTGCACCTTCGACCCCACGGGCCGCACCTTCGTCAAGCTGAAGGCTACTCGCCGGCGTCAGCGCAACCTCACTacttacacactcag ACACAGACTAGAGGAAGGGCAGgccagcagctggagcaggagactCAAGTTCTTTATGTGCTGCACCAGAGCACAGGACTCCCAGTCA gaCGCATACTCAGAGATTGCCAGTTTGTTTGCGGAGTTCTTCAGAGACCTGGACATCGTGCCCAGTGACATCATCGCTGGCCTGGTGCTGTTGAGGCAGAGGCAAAGGTCCAAGAGGTCCGCCATTCTGGATCAG GCCAACAACGACATCCTGGCTTTCCTGTCCGGAATGCCAGTCACGCGTCACACCAAATACCTGGACCTGAAAAATTCG GCCGAAATGCTGATGTATAAGGAGGTGTGCTACTACATGCTGTTCGCCATGGCGGCTTACGGCTGGCCCATGTACCTCATGCGGAAGCCTGCCTGCGGACTGTGTCGCTTGGCCAGCTCCTGTCC GAGCTGCCTGTCCGTGTCGGGGTCCCGCCTGTCGCACGTGACCGTGGAGGAGGACAACTGCTGCGGCTGCAACGTGCTCGCCATCCGCAGGAACTTCCTGGACCACGACCTGAAGCAGGTCCACATCGTCTACACCTCCTGCCACGATGCC gtaTATGAGACACCTTTCTTCGTGGCAGTGGATCATGAAAAGAAGAAAGTTGTCATCAGCATCCGAGGAACTCTGTCACCCAAA gatgcAATGACTGATCTGACAGGAGACTCTGAGCGTTTGCCTGTGGAAGGGCAGCAGGGTAACTGGCTGGGACACAAG GGCATGGTTTACTCAGCCGAGTACATCAAGAAGAAGCTGGAACAGGAGATGATCCTGTCACAGGCCTTTGGAAGAGACCTG GGAAAGGGCACCAAGCACTACGGGCTGGTGATAGTCGGGCACTCCCTGGGCGCGGGCACGGCCGCCATCTTGTCTTTCCTGCTGCGCCCCCAGTACCCCACGCTGCACTGCTACTCCTACTCGCCGCCCGGCGGGCTCCTCAG CGAGGACGCAATGGAGCACTCGAAGGAATTTGTGACCTCTGTGGTTCTGGGGAAGGACCTCGTGCCCAG AATTGGTCTTTCTCAGCTGGAAGGGTTTCGTCGCCACCTACTGGAGGTTTTACAGCGGAGCAACAAGCCAAAG TGGAGGATCATCATGGGGGGCACAAAGTGCATTCCCAAATCTGAACTGCCGCTAGAAGGTGGCCCCGAGGCCCAGACCACTGCCCCCCCAAGTACTCGCCTTTGGCTGCACCCCAGTGACCTCAGCATCGCCCTCTCTGCCTCCACCCCGCTCTACCCCCCGGGCAAGATCATCCACGTGGTCCACGACCACCCTCCAGAGAGCTG CTGTGGTCAGGAGGAACCCACTTACTCAGCCCTGTGGGGGGACAACAAGGCCTTCGACGAGGTCATCATCTCACCCGCCATGCTGAACGAGCACCTGCCCCACATGGTAATGGACGGGCTCAACAAG GTGCTGGAGAACTACAACAAGGGGAAGACGGCCCTGCTGTCTGCGGCCAAGATCATGGTCAGCCCCACAGAGATGGACCTCAACCCGGACGCCATCTTCCTGGCTGCGCCGGCCTCCCAGGAGCCCACACCCACCGCCCACCATCGGAGGAACAGTAGTGTCCG CTCCTGCGCTCGCTCGGAGATCTCCCTGAACGGTTTCTCCGAGTGCCCGCCTCCCCCCGTGCCCGTGGTGCTCCAGGCGGCTCAGGAGCGCCTCACGGTGGAGCTCCGGGAGCGGCGGGCCCCGCTGGCCGTGATGGAGAGCCTGTCGGACGCCGAGTCCCTGTACAGCCTGGACTCCCGCCGGTCCTCGGCGGCCCTGCGGGGCTCCCCGAACCTGGGGAGCCTGGGCTTCTCCCTGGGCACGCCCATCCCCGAGGAGAACCCCTCGCTCAGCTCGCGCACCGAGCTGCTGGCGGTCGACTGCCTCGGCCAGGCCTCCGCCGACCACGACCTGGGCGAGAACGGGCCCTACTCCACCCCGCCGGACTCCGGGTCCACGCCCAAGTTCTTCCACCGCCTGTCCCCGGCGACGCCCCGCTTCGGAAACCCCGCCCCGTTGGCCCAGACTGTCCTGGGCCAGCCGGCCGGCCGGGGGACAGCGCGcccctcctcctgttccccctCGGAGTCCCCCGTCCCCGCCAGCCCCGAGagctcccccgccccgcccgtccGCCTGAGGGCCGGCGGCGGGAgcgggaaggaggaggaagaggaggagggcgagggcgaggacCAGGCGGAGGGCCCgtgggagagggaagaggggaaaggagaggcGAGGCCGGAGACGGAGCCCGactcccccgcccgccccgaCCCCTTGCCCAACGGGGCCCCCAGCCAGGTGGTGCTGGAGTTCGCCCAGTTCCTGGACTCCCTCTTTAAGCTGGACGGCAGCTCGCCCCCGCTGGAGCTCTCGGACGGGGAGTCGGAGTCCGGGCGGGGCTCGTACGGCCAGGAGGACgggccgggggaggggcagcCGGCCGACGAGCGGGTCCTGCTGGCCCGCGCCACGCTGGAGCCCAACCTGGTCCCCAAGCCCCCGCGCACGTTCGCCGGGTCCGCCGACCCCTCCTCCGGCATCTCCCTCTcgccctccttccccctctcgtCCTCCGGCGAGCTCAACGACCTTTCGCCCGCCGACGGGGCGCCGCCCGCCCTGCACCCGCTCCGAACTACTGCCGCGCCCCCCTACCCCGGAGAAAACACCCTGTCGTCCATGGTCTGA